In Paramormyrops kingsleyae isolate MSU_618 chromosome 13, PKINGS_0.4, whole genome shotgun sequence, a single window of DNA contains:
- the dnaja gene encoding dnaJ homolog subfamily A member 4 isoform X2, producing MVKETGFYDILGVGPASSAEEIKKAYRKLALKYHPDKNPNEGEKFKLISQAYEVLSDPKKRELYDQGGEQAIKEGGMSGSGFSSPMDIFNMFFGGGSRMQRERKGKNVVHQLSVTLAEMYNGSTRKLGLQKNVICEKCDGYGGKKGTLEKCSNCKGRGVQIQVQQIGPGMIQQIQSMCPDCQGQGERFNSKDRCKNCTGQKVERKKKILEVHIDKEAT from the exons ATGGTTAAAGAAACGGGCTTCTACGACATCTTGGGCGTCGGGCCCGCATCGTCTGCGGAGGAGATAAAGAAGGCGTACAGAAAGCTGGCGCTGAAGTATCACCCGGACAAGAACCCGAACGAGGGCGAGAAG TTTAAGCTCATTTCTCAAGCCTATGAGGTCCTGTCAGACCCAAAGAAGAGGGAACTTTATGACCAAGGAGGGGAGCAAGCCATTAAGGAGGGAGGTATGAGTGGAAGTGGATTTTCTTCTCCAATGGACATTTTCAACATGTTTTTTGGTGGTGGTAGCAGAatgcagagagagaggaaag GCAAAAATGTAGTTCATCAGTTGAGTGTTACACTGGCGGAGATGTACAATGGTTCAACAAGAAAACTTGGCCTCCAGAAGAATGTGATCTGTGAGAAGTGTGATG GTTATGGGGGAAAGAAAGGAACTTTGGAGAAGTGTTCAAACTGCAAAGGGAGGGGAGTTCAGATCCAGGTGCAACAGATAGGCCCAGGCATGATTCAGCAAATCCAGAGCATGTGTCCGGATTGCCAGGGCCAGGGAGAGAGATTCAACTCCAAAGATCGCTGCAAAAATTGCACTGGGCAGAAAGTGGAGCGCAAGAAAAAGATCCTTGAAGTCCACATCGACAAAG AGGCAACATGA
- the dnaja gene encoding dnaJ homolog subfamily A member 4 isoform X1 has product MVKETGFYDILGVGPASSAEEIKKAYRKLALKYHPDKNPNEGEKFKLISQAYEVLSDPKKRELYDQGGEQAIKEGGMSGSGFSSPMDIFNMFFGGGSRMQRERKGKNVVHQLSVTLAEMYNGSTRKLGLQKNVICEKCDGYGGKKGTLEKCSNCKGRGVQIQVQQIGPGMIQQIQSMCPDCQGQGERFNSKDRCKNCTGQKVERKKKILEVHIDKGMKDGQKITYYGEGDQEPGLEPGDVIIVLDQNEHPVFQRQHDNLIMKMEIKLVEALCGFKRTITTLDNRELMISSPPGKVLKHNDIKSVQNEGMPIYKDPCERGQLIIQFIVEFPENGWISNSMLPDLEALLPPREELVIYDDAEEVDLCDADLSSQQHAHSGESYEEDEGPRGGVQCHTQ; this is encoded by the exons ATGGTTAAAGAAACGGGCTTCTACGACATCTTGGGCGTCGGGCCCGCATCGTCTGCGGAGGAGATAAAGAAGGCGTACAGAAAGCTGGCGCTGAAGTATCACCCGGACAAGAACCCGAACGAGGGCGAGAAG TTTAAGCTCATTTCTCAAGCCTATGAGGTCCTGTCAGACCCAAAGAAGAGGGAACTTTATGACCAAGGAGGGGAGCAAGCCATTAAGGAGGGAGGTATGAGTGGAAGTGGATTTTCTTCTCCAATGGACATTTTCAACATGTTTTTTGGTGGTGGTAGCAGAatgcagagagagaggaaag GCAAAAATGTAGTTCATCAGTTGAGTGTTACACTGGCGGAGATGTACAATGGTTCAACAAGAAAACTTGGCCTCCAGAAGAATGTGATCTGTGAGAAGTGTGATG GTTATGGGGGAAAGAAAGGAACTTTGGAGAAGTGTTCAAACTGCAAAGGGAGGGGAGTTCAGATCCAGGTGCAACAGATAGGCCCAGGCATGATTCAGCAAATCCAGAGCATGTGTCCGGATTGCCAGGGCCAGGGAGAGAGATTCAACTCCAAAGATCGCTGCAAAAATTGCACTGGGCAGAAAGTGGAGCGCAAGAAAAAGATCCTTGAAGTCCACATCGACAAAG GCATGAAGGATGGCCAGAAGATCACATATTATGGAGAAGGTGACCAGGAACCAGGTCTGGAACCTGGTGATGTAATTATTGTCCTTGATCAGAATGAGCACCCTGTCTTCCAGAGGCAACATGATAACCTCATTATGAAGATGGAGATCAAGTTGGTCGAAGCACTCTGTGGGTTTAAGAGAACCATCACCACTCTAGATAATAGAGAACTTATGATCAGCTCACCACCAG GAAAAGTTCTGAAACACAATGACATAAAAAGCGTCCAAAATGAAGGCATGCCTATCTACAAAGATCCATGTGAAAGGGGCCAGCTAATCATCCAGTTCATT GTGGAATTTCCGGAAAATGGTTGGATCTCTAATAGTATGTTACCCGACTTGGAAGCTCTGCTGCCTCCTAGAGAAGAGCTCGTCATTTATGATGATGCGGAAGAAGTGGATCTCTGTGATGCAGACCTCAGCTCCCAACAGCATGCTCACAGTGGGGAGTCTTATGAAGAGGACGAAGGGCCTAGGGGTGGAGTGCAGTGCCATACTCAGTGA
- the snapc5 gene encoding snRNA-activating protein complex subunit 5, producing MLSRLQELRKEEETLLKIKVMLQDQLNRLKFEEGALKSMINAQREDSPAQTSDSQNIEQLDDESKINHTILQLSTIGECDMEEEEEEEEEEEEEEDDDELEVVTDDEDGDY from the exons ATGTTGAGCCGTTTGCAGGAGTTGAGGAAGGAAGAGGAGACACTTTTGAAGATAAAAGTTATGTTGCAAGACCAGCTAAACAGGCTGAAG TTTGAAGAAGGGGCTTTGAAGTCAATGATAAATGCTCAGAGGGAGGACAGCCCTGCTCAGACCAGTGATTCACAG AATATAGAACAGCTGGATGATGAGAGCAAGATTAACCACACCATTCTGCAACTGAGCACTATTGGGGAATGTgacatggaggaggaggaggaggaagaggaggaggaggaggaggaggaggatgatgatgagTTGGAGGTTGTGACAGATGATGAGGATGGCGATTACTGA
- the zwilch gene encoding protein zwilch homolog, translated as MKARITALADAFVNTLRNCQEECSATIYEGNVQIQLVQRLKIPLHNIKSPVLVCEKAIPKPERDDETENSEVEDPAEPLLNQGPQGLTVTKARQLLSYYVISQNPTMCQGRNLALCPLWVRCDSSDSEGTCWVGAETICNGNKVTAVKMLNVSSKGPAIGKTSLITLEELKHTHTKMHRPTTMTTRGFATYNLFGSTVVENTVIESQSTVTVDFKWSNVQSILQTPPLSSTATLNIRIASGDMRSPIYEQYKEMEFVQILADGVSTGGTDWVEPLDTVPAMELVKALIDDLQIKTKAVQNQSLDGNQIPKARTESSSVDSSVFSTVLTERGDLDFVEQLWVKMRRSVTSYQDIVDCLKLVIKALKYDNIKPWIHRESSSSLSKLILKSYSKELQPVGLTGLAPVRMLLETGLDKMRRDYINYFVGQQLTTLKGLSYYLNTEVDLLEQVVRVKKLHHLLEMVVTCGTFLSLAYEHLFALSQSCLEHYETNPYDEDHRFQLQIRPAVISSFYQKEQPLMWGMEVSSGQGPKEVKTSWQLSDRCPVDHVNTDSTDFPFEVTVNGDCEESVHFETRSLCSLVSFA; from the exons ATGAAAGCCAGGATCACAGCTCTGGCCGATGCTTTTGTGAACACTCTGCG gAATTGTCAAGAAGAATGCAGCGCCACGATATACGAG GGAAATGTGCAGATTCAACTGGTCCAGCGACTGAAGATACCGCTACACAACATCAAAAGCCCAGTATTAGTCTGTGAGAAAGCC ATTCCTAAACCTGAGCGAGATGATGAAACTGAAAACTCAGAGGTTGAAGATCCAGCGGAGCCCCTTTTGAACCAGGGGCCCCAAGGTTTAACGGTCACAAAAGCAAG GCAGCTTCTGTCGTACTACGTGATTTCCCAGAATCCCACCATGTGTCAGGGGAGGAACCTGGCCTTGTGTCCTCTTTGGGTCCGCTGTGACTCCTCAGACTCTGAGGGAACCTGCTGGGTTGGTGCAGAGACCATTTGCAACGGGAACAAGGTCACTGCGGTCAAGATGCTCAATGTTAGCAGCAAAG GTCCAGCCATTGGAAAGACGTCTTTGATCACATTAGAagaactgaaacacacacataccaaaATGCATCGTCCAACCACT ATGACAACGCGGGGTTTTGCGACTTACAACCTTTTTGGCTCCACGGTCGTGGAGAACACGGTGATCGAGTCACAGAGCACGGTGACCGTAGACTTCAAATGGAGCAACGTCCAGAGCATCCTGCAGACCCCCCCACTGTCCTCCACAGCCACACTG AACATCAGGATAGCCAGTGGAGATATGAGAAGCCCTATATATGAGCAGTACAAGGAAATGGAGTTTGTCCAG ATTCTGGCAGACGGTGTGAGTACAGGTGGGACAGACTGGGTGGAGCCATTGGATACTGTGCCTGCGATGGAGCTAGTTAAGGCCCTTATAGATG accTGCAGATTAAAACAAAGGCTGTACAGAACCAGTCTTTAGATGGGAATCAG ATCCCAAAGGCAAGGACTGAATCGTCATCCGTGGACAGCTCTGTCTTTAGTACAGTCCTCACAGAGCGAGGGGACTTGGACTTTGTGGAGCAGCTCTGGGTGAAAATGAGGAGGA GTGTGACTTCATATCAAGACATTGTAGATTGTCTAAAGTTGGTTATAAAGGCCTTGAAATATGACAACATTAAGCCATGG ATCCATAGGGAAAGCAGCAGTTCCCTCAGCAAGCTGATCCTGAAGTCCTACAGCAAGGAGCTGCAGCCTGTGGGCCTCACAGGTCTGGCCCCTGTGCGGATGCTTCTGGAGACTGGCCTGGACAAGATGCGCAGGGACTACATCAACTATTTCGTCG GTCAACAACTAACAACACTGAAAGGCTTG AGTTACTATCTCAACACAGAAGTGGACTTGCTGGAGCAGGTCGTGCGAGTGAAGAAactgcaccacctgctggagATGGTGGTGACCTGCGggacttttctcagtctggcctATGAGCACCTGTTTGCTCTGTCACA GTCTTGCTTGGAGCACTATGAGACGAACCCTTATGATGAAGACCACAGGTTCCAGCTGCAGATCAGACCGGCAGTAATCAGCAGCTTCTACCAGAA GGAGCAGCCCCTAATGTGGGGGATGGAGGTGTCCAGTGGCCAGGGTCCTAAAGAAGTAAAGACATCCTGGCAGCTCAGTGACCGATGCCCTGTGGACCACGTGAACACCGACTCTACAG ACTTCCCGTTTGAAGTGACCGTCAACGGAGACTGTGAGGAGTCGGTTCACTTCGAGACGAGATCTCTCTGCAGTCTTGTCAGCTTTGCCTGA
- the rps27l gene encoding 40S ribosomal protein S27-like isoform X1: MPLAKDLLHPSLDLERKQHKKKRLVQSPNSYFMDVKCPGCYKITTVFSHAQTVVLCVGCSTVLCQPTGGKARLTEGCSFRRKQH; the protein is encoded by the exons ATGCCA tTGGCAAAAGATTTACTTCATCCTTCTCTTGACCTAGAGAGAAAACAACATAAGAAAAAACGCCTGGTTCAAAGTCCCAATTCTTACTTCATGGATGTTAAATGCCCAG GCTGCTATAAGATCACAACAGTGTTCAGTCATGCTCAGACAGTGGTCTTGTGTGTAGGCTGCTCTACTGTGCTCTGCCAGCCGACTGGTGGGAAAGCCAGGCTGACCGAGG GTTGCTCTTTCAGACGAAAGCAACACTGA
- the rps27l gene encoding 40S ribosomal protein S27-like isoform X2 — protein MDVKCPGCYKITTVFSHAQTVVLCVGCSTVLCQPTGGKARLTEGCSFRRKQH, from the exons ATGGATGTTAAATGCCCAG GCTGCTATAAGATCACAACAGTGTTCAGTCATGCTCAGACAGTGGTCTTGTGTGTAGGCTGCTCTACTGTGCTCTGCCAGCCGACTGGTGGGAAAGCCAGGCTGACCGAGG GTTGCTCTTTCAGACGAAAGCAACACTGA